A part of Halolamina sp. CBA1230 genomic DNA contains:
- a CDS encoding RNA-guided endonuclease TnpB family protein, with protein sequence MVEETFKYAATPEDAETATAAWHDIQTCREVYNHALTQEYRPRPDYDKPSYTEMQNKLTGTTGWKQRWPEWKNAYSKCLQMAIRRIKQSERVLESLQTRGYNVGQLKWKPPREYRSITYNQSGFDVDHNTDRTGHAIVNFSKIGDFHLNYHRPLPEDGDITQIILKKEKTGDWSVSIVVEYDPQYPEKPCVEEINPTDTVGIDLGITKFIHDSAGRSFGSLDEQRDRDRIERRHRNLSRKAYGSNSWEKARQKLAQAYDQLQNRREDYREKLADEYTTRYDAVFLEDLDVKAMTEDDGNSRNIASMSWRQTIQAFKRHGKKNGCYVIEVPPEGTTKRCSQCGCETEKPLWVREHSCPSCGFETDRDYNAALEIKRLGLEKLGVEATMQTVGQGMAESTPAETALPGDTEETSDEVSPKRVVETGSPCLKEPPKAASRQG encoded by the coding sequence GTGGTTGAGGAGACGTTCAAGTACGCTGCAACGCCGGAAGACGCCGAGACAGCCACGGCTGCATGGCACGATATTCAGACGTGCCGGGAAGTGTACAACCACGCCCTCACGCAAGAATACCGCCCACGCCCCGACTACGACAAACCATCGTATACGGAGATGCAGAACAAACTCACCGGGACAACCGGGTGGAAACAACGCTGGCCGGAATGGAAGAACGCGTATTCCAAATGCCTACAAATGGCTATCCGGCGCATCAAACAAAGCGAACGCGTCCTTGAATCACTCCAAACCCGAGGCTACAACGTTGGGCAGTTGAAATGGAAACCACCGCGAGAGTACCGCAGCATCACGTACAACCAGTCCGGTTTTGACGTGGATCATAACACGGACCGAACTGGTCACGCGATCGTGAACTTCTCCAAAATCGGTGACTTCCACCTCAACTACCACCGCCCACTCCCCGAAGACGGAGACATCACACAAATCATCCTGAAGAAAGAGAAAACCGGAGACTGGTCCGTCAGCATCGTCGTTGAGTACGACCCGCAATACCCGGAGAAACCGTGTGTCGAGGAGATTAACCCAACAGATACAGTCGGGATTGATCTCGGCATCACGAAGTTCATTCACGACTCAGCCGGCCGATCGTTTGGGTCACTTGACGAGCAACGTGACCGCGACCGCATCGAACGCCGGCACCGTAATCTCTCCCGGAAAGCATACGGCTCGAACAGCTGGGAGAAAGCCCGGCAGAAACTCGCTCAGGCATACGACCAGTTGCAGAACCGTCGTGAAGACTACCGGGAAAAACTCGCTGACGAATACACCACTCGGTATGACGCAGTGTTCCTCGAAGATCTGGACGTGAAAGCGATGACAGAGGATGATGGGAACAGTCGGAACATCGCGTCGATGTCATGGCGGCAAACGATTCAGGCATTCAAACGCCACGGGAAGAAAAACGGGTGTTACGTTATCGAGGTGCCACCGGAAGGCACGACGAAACGCTGCTCACAATGCGGCTGTGAAACAGAGAAACCTCTCTGGGTGCGTGAGCACTCGTGCCCGTCGTGTGGGTTCGAAACTGACAGGGACTACAATGCAGCGTTAGAAATCAAACGTTTGGGGTTGGAGAAACTTGGTGTTGAAGCAACTATGCAGACAGTAGGTCAGGGCATGGCCGAATCAACGCCTGCGGAGACTGCGCTCCCTGGGGACACTGAGGAAACATCCGATGAGGTGTCTCCAAAGCGCGTCGTGGAAACAGGAAGCCCCTGCCTCAAGGAGCCGCCGAAGGCGGCGAGTAGGCAGGGGTAG
- a CDS encoding HNH endonuclease, whose translation MTDAGDEQEAHTQCHESVPPAVREAVLETYGSKCQACGWTDPREDVEVATLHVHHIEREPDGMGEHDEANLTVFCRRCHEWLHHQVDPADAPVQLTEADQAVLLAQDVEILEVLAECGPLRTSAVAAKLTVELTVTAVRERLWVLMGLDNRIEARERQLVDKDVETKEWGLAEQIETSSRGHIPADRQLLLQRMEDELVRRALERGCDRAAVVDVLGVSERSTFYKSKRARAYDFPLGAFSRGGRPATGTAADPSEGREARDGAGDSAGGKAAAGDTEQRGKTGQGDVPSEREPSETWGA comes from the coding sequence GTGACCGATGCGGGCGACGAGCAGGAGGCGCACACGCAGTGTCACGAGTCGGTGCCGCCGGCGGTCCGTGAGGCGGTGCTTGAGACGTACGGGTCGAAGTGCCAGGCGTGCGGGTGGACTGATCCACGGGAGGATGTGGAGGTTGCGACGCTGCATGTCCACCATATTGAGCGTGAGCCGGACGGGATGGGTGAGCATGATGAGGCGAACTTGACGGTGTTCTGCCGGCGCTGTCACGAGTGGCTGCATCACCAAGTGGACCCGGCGGATGCGCCGGTGCAACTCACGGAAGCTGATCAGGCAGTGTTACTCGCGCAGGACGTGGAGATCTTGGAGGTGCTGGCGGAGTGTGGGCCGTTACGGACGAGTGCGGTTGCGGCGAAGCTGACGGTTGAGTTGACGGTCACAGCTGTCCGAGAACGATTATGGGTGTTAATGGGGTTGGATAATCGGATCGAGGCGCGGGAGAGGCAACTGGTCGATAAGGATGTTGAGACGAAGGAGTGGGGCCTTGCCGAGCAGATCGAGACGTCGTCGCGCGGGCATATCCCGGCGGACCGCCAGCTCTTGTTGCAGCGGATGGAAGACGAGCTAGTGCGACGGGCGTTGGAGCGTGGCTGTGACCGTGCTGCAGTGGTTGACGTGCTCGGGGTGTCGGAACGGTCGACTTTCTATAAGTCGAAGCGGGCACGGGCGTATGATTTCCCGTTGGGTGCGTTCAGTCGCGGTGGGCGGCCGGCAACGGGGACCGCGGCGGACCCAAGCGAGGGTCGTGAGGCGCGTGATGGGGCTGGTGACAGTGCCGGTGGGAAGGCAGCGGCAGGCGACACGGAGCAGCGAGGCAAGACCGGGCAGGGTGACGTGCCGAGTGAGCGTGAACCAAGTGAGACGTGGGGGGCGTGA